In Snodgrassella alvi wkB2, the DNA window GTGCTGCTTATTTACAAGCTTATCTGCCTATTGTGGCGCGGCGCAAAAATATGGATTTTGGCGAGCGTGAACGTCAGTTTCAGTTATACAGGCGCGGACGTTATATTGAATTTAATTTATTGTGGGACAGAGGCACTCAGTTTGGTTTACATGCCGGCGGGCGAACAGAATCTATTCTGATGTCTATGCCGCCTTTAGCCCGCTTTGAATATCAGTATGAACCGGTACCTGGTTCTGCTGAAGCAGGTCTGGCCGGATATTTACGGGCACGTGACTGGCTGGCAGAAGCAGAAAACTGTCTGGTTTGAGTAGTAAAATTATTATAAATACTGTTTAACTTTGTTTTTTGTTCAATCCTTGCTGGCAGGATAGTGCTGTAAGCAGACACAGGCAAATTGGCATTATCATGTCGGGCGTAATATTGGTTATTTCCAATACAAATAATATGGCGGTAAGAGGCATTTTTTGCTGTACTGCCAGAAAAACGGTAGCTCCGGTCACAACTGCGGCGACTATGGGAACAGGTGGCAGCATGCTGTTCCATGCAGTGGCTGCCAGTAATGCAATCAGACCGCCAAGCATCATCGAAGGAGTAATAAATCCCCCGTATGCTCCGGCACGGGTGGCTAGTAGAAGCGCCAGCCATTTACCGATTAATAGTGCCAGAGCATAATGCCAGCTTATCTGGTCATTAAATAACAGTTCATTACCGGCTTTTCCGTTACCAAGTATCTCCGGCAGTTGCATGGACAAAACCCCGATAAGTATAAAGGCACCGATACTGATAAAGATCAGCTTGGGGCTGGTACGTACAGCCGGTTTGCAATAGGCGAGCTGGTATTGTAACAGCCATGAGAATGCAACAATCAGTGGTCCCAGCAACAACGACCAGATTAACAGTGGACTGTTCAGGGTAATTGCCGGTAGCTGATAGGCTGGCTGGCTACCCAGTCCGATCCGGCCTACCCATGCTGCGGTTGTACAGCAGATTAAAGCCGCAATAACGGTATTGCGCTGGAAACTGAATAATAAAGTTTCCAGTGCAAACAGAGCACCGGCCAGAGGTACATCAAAAACCGCGGACAGACCGGCGGCTGCACTACAGGCAAGCAGGACTTTTCTCTCTTCTGTACTGATGTTAAATCGCCGGCCGATAAAATCTGCAATGGCTGAACTGATTTCACGTGGCGCTGTCTCACGTCCGAGAGGTGAACCCATGCCTACTGTGAATATCTGTAACATACCATGAAAGAAAGTAGAAACTAACGGTATAGGTGTGGCATTGTTGCCAATTGCCTCCCTGATATCAACCAGTTTGGGAGCAAAACGGTGCAACAGGTACCAGCCGGCGCCCACTATTACGCCACATGCACTTAATGCAAGTAAACGATGTATGGCTGTGGTTTGTTCGACAATATTACGAAATGTGATGCCGTCTGTACGGACTATTCCGTACACTAACTGCTGAATAAAATGCAATAATCCGATAAGTGACATGCCTGC includes these proteins:
- a CDS encoding chloride channel protein — its product is MFRLNPKLIAILLFCGAIAGVAGMSLIGLLHFIQQLVYGIVRTDGITFRNIVEQTTAIHRLLALSACGVIVGAGWYLLHRFAPKLVDIREAIGNNATPIPLVSTFFHGMLQIFTVGMGSPLGRETAPREISSAIADFIGRRFNISTEERKVLLACSAAAGLSAVFDVPLAGALFALETLLFSFQRNTVIAALICCTTAAWVGRIGLGSQPAYQLPAITLNSPLLIWSLLLGPLIVAFSWLLQYQLAYCKPAVRTSPKLIFISIGAFILIGVLSMQLPEILGNGKAGNELLFNDQISWHYALALLIGKWLALLLATRAGAYGGFITPSMMLGGLIALLAATAWNSMLPPVPIVAAVVTGATVFLAVQQKMPLTAILFVLEITNITPDMIMPICLCLLTALSCQQGLNKKQS